A genomic region of Equus caballus isolate H_3958 breed thoroughbred chromosome 1, TB-T2T, whole genome shotgun sequence contains the following coding sequences:
- the PSMA4 gene encoding proteasome subunit alpha type-4: MSRRYDSRTTIFSPEGRLYQVEYAMEAIGHAGTCLGILANDGVLLAAERRNIHKLLDEVFFSEKIYKLNEDMACSVAGITSDANVLTNELRLIAQRYLLQYQEPIPCEQLVTALCDIKQAYTQFGGKRPFGVSLLYIGWDKHYGFQLYQSDPSGNYGGWKATCIGNNSAAAVSMLKQDYKEGEMTLKSALALAIKVLNKTMDVSKLSAEKVEIATLTRENGKTVIRVLKQKEVEQLIKKHEEEEAKAEREKKEKEQKEKEK; the protein is encoded by the exons ATG TCTCGAAGATATGACTCCAGGACTACTATATTTTCTCCAGAAG GTCGCTTGTACCAAGTTGAATATGCCATGGAAGCTATTGGACATGCAGGCACCTGTTTGGGAATTTTAGCAAACGACGGTGTTTTGCTTGCAGCAGAGAGACGCAACATCCACAAGCTTCTTGATGAAGTCTTTTTTTCCGAAAAAATTTATAAACTCAATGA gGACATGGCTTGCAGTGTGGCAGGTATAACTTCTGATGCTAATGTTCTGACTAATGAATTGAGGCTCATTGCTCAAAG GTATTTATTACAGTATCAGGAGCCAATTCCTTGTGAGCAGTTGGTTACAGCACTGTGTGATATCAAACAAGCTTATACACAGTTTGGAG GAAAACGTCCCTTTGGTGTTTCATTGCTGTACATTGGCTGGGATAAGCACTATGGCTTTCAGCTCTATCAGAGTGACCCTAGCGGAAATTATGGGGGATGGAAAGCCACATGCATTGGAAATAATAGCGCT GCAGCTGTGTCAATGTTAAAACAAGACtacaaagaaggagaaatgacATTGAAGTCAGCACTTGCTCTTGCTATCAAAGTCTTAAATAAGACCATGGATGTTAGCAAACTCTCTGCTGAAAAAG TGGAAATTGCTACGCTAACAAGGGAGAATGGAAAGACAGTCATCAGAGTTCTCAAGCAAAAGGAAGTGGAACAGTTGATCAAAAAACATGAAGAAGAAGAAGCTAAAGCTGAGcgtgagaagaaagaaaaagaacagaaagaaaaggagaaatag